Proteins encoded together in one Thermovenabulum gondwanense window:
- the smc gene encoding chromosome segregation protein SMC produces the protein MFLKKIEIQGFKSFADRIQIEFQPGINAIVGPNGSGKSNVTDAIRWVLGEQSVKSLRGSKLEDIIFAGSLKRKPLGMAEVTVVLDNEDHFLPLDFTEISITRRVFRSGESEFYLNKVPCRLKDIQELLMDTGIGKDGYSIISQGEIDEFLLSKPEERRLIFEETAGITKHKARKKESEKKLEETSMNISRLDDLINELEYQLESLYEEKEKALVYKKLSEAEKELEVNLILIKLHNVEKKIKNYEQELARNEEELKRLKDVLFIAEEKLKNKNEQYEKESFKLEKLREESQEKNVQIANLKKDIEFYTEKLRDYQTQKEELLVKIEGLSDRKSNCKNIIKEKILLLEGKKLERNSVEGQISRLKENVEEIKNKILKEEKRIEDLKSNIIDLLNSTAERKNILSSLNTMNDSLKKRKEQIIGEVERLQRTNQITSQEIEAIEKRVKMLDSNSAILKSGLNRLCKEISLLEDKLRDLQKMLSDKAAKYNELNSRLKALKQLENNYEGYPVGVRNLLLDLKNGKINIEGIYGSLAELIYVEKEYELAVEAALGGSLIDILCKDEDSAKKAVEYLKKHNLGRATFLPLTLMKPKIIKDEELLQFKTSSGFVGLAESLVKYDKKYINCILNLLGRVIVFEDMDSAIIAFRKNPVFKIVTLDGEIINPSGSITGGSFKKSLSLLSRKREINLLNSDIYKINKEIELIKDEMFLVNKKIERKNYALNYLKKSLEKLTIEVVKFNQEKAEKNKVLEERKDRIHILCLELDQVEKDLRELDAEIIVARKDIDELNKKICENQQEIKKIKDRMQAVFAEKEEKEKKLEELNNRLSLINNEEYGLRLEIQHLQESMDLIKNEALEYNQKLSRLYELQESIRNEKMAREKFLVEISSKKNLVDREYEELRTNFIEIENEIKSLQKEILIYRKKIEKCDTSVNDIKIKKASHEMEKNFLENHLYEKYRLTPAQALELKKELGEIEQLQEMLNNVKEEISKLGQVNLGVIEEYEKIKSRQEFLISQKQDLINAKEKLTNLIAEITKTMEKMFLATFEKIREEFQEVFVELFGGGKADIYLIDKSIPLETGVEIVAQPPGKKLQNINLLSGGERSFTAIALLFAILNVKPTPFCILDEIEAALDDANIERFANYVKKASDNTQFIIITHRKGTMEIADALYGVSMEETAVSKVVSLKV, from the coding sequence ATGTTTTTAAAAAAGATAGAGATACAGGGATTTAAATCCTTTGCCGACAGGATACAAATAGAGTTTCAACCAGGAATAAATGCCATAGTTGGACCTAATGGAAGCGGGAAAAGTAACGTTACTGATGCCATAAGATGGGTTTTGGGAGAACAAAGCGTTAAAAGTTTAAGAGGCAGCAAATTGGAAGATATTATTTTTGCCGGAAGCTTAAAAAGAAAACCCCTCGGTATGGCTGAAGTAACGGTGGTACTGGATAATGAAGACCATTTTTTGCCTCTTGATTTTACTGAGATTTCTATAACAAGAAGGGTATTTCGCTCTGGCGAAAGCGAATTTTACTTAAATAAGGTGCCATGCAGATTAAAGGATATACAGGAACTCTTGATGGATACTGGCATAGGTAAGGATGGCTATTCAATTATTAGCCAGGGAGAAATAGATGAGTTTTTACTTTCAAAACCTGAAGAAAGACGGTTGATATTTGAAGAAACCGCCGGAATTACAAAACATAAGGCGCGGAAAAAAGAGTCAGAAAAAAAGCTGGAAGAAACTTCTATGAATATTTCAAGACTGGATGATTTGATAAATGAGCTGGAGTATCAATTAGAGTCCTTGTATGAAGAAAAGGAAAAAGCTCTGGTGTATAAAAAGCTCTCTGAAGCGGAAAAAGAACTTGAGGTAAATTTAATTTTGATAAAATTGCACAACGTGGAAAAGAAAATAAAAAACTATGAACAAGAACTGGCAAGGAATGAAGAGGAATTAAAAAGATTAAAAGATGTACTCTTCATAGCTGAAGAAAAATTAAAAAATAAAAATGAACAATATGAAAAAGAATCCTTCAAATTAGAGAAATTAAGAGAGGAATCCCAGGAAAAAAATGTTCAGATTGCTAATTTAAAAAAGGATATAGAGTTTTATACGGAAAAATTGAGGGATTATCAAACTCAAAAGGAAGAATTATTGGTAAAAATTGAGGGACTGTCGGATAGAAAATCAAACTGTAAAAATATTATAAAGGAAAAAATATTGCTTTTAGAAGGGAAAAAATTAGAGAGGAATTCGGTGGAAGGTCAAATATCCAGGCTTAAAGAAAATGTTGAAGAAATAAAGAATAAAATCTTAAAAGAAGAAAAAAGGATTGAAGATTTAAAATCTAATATAATAGATTTATTAAACTCCACAGCTGAAAGAAAAAACATATTGTCAAGCCTTAACACCATGAATGATTCCTTAAAGAAAAGGAAAGAACAGATTATTGGGGAAGTAGAACGATTACAAAGAACAAACCAGATTACCTCTCAGGAAATCGAAGCTATTGAAAAAAGAGTGAAAATGCTTGATAGTAATTCTGCGATTTTAAAATCTGGTTTAAATAGATTGTGCAAAGAAATATCATTGTTAGAAGACAAATTACGTGATTTACAAAAGATGCTATCGGATAAGGCGGCGAAATACAACGAACTTAATTCACGATTAAAAGCACTGAAACAACTTGAAAATAATTATGAGGGTTATCCGGTAGGTGTAAGGAATCTACTATTAGATTTGAAAAACGGAAAGATTAATATCGAAGGTATATACGGTTCCTTAGCCGAACTTATCTATGTTGAAAAAGAATACGAATTAGCTGTTGAAGCGGCCTTAGGAGGTTCTCTTATTGATATTTTATGTAAGGATGAAGATTCCGCGAAAAAAGCTGTGGAATACTTAAAAAAGCATAATTTAGGAAGAGCCACATTTCTTCCACTAACTTTGATGAAGCCAAAGATTATAAAAGATGAGGAACTATTACAATTCAAGACTTCCAGTGGATTTGTAGGACTTGCAGAATCCCTTGTAAAATATGATAAAAAATATATAAACTGCATTTTAAATTTACTCGGCAGGGTAATTGTTTTTGAAGATATGGATTCTGCGATTATTGCTTTTAGAAAGAATCCTGTATTTAAAATTGTTACTTTAGATGGAGAGATTATAAATCCTTCGGGTTCGATAACCGGGGGAAGCTTTAAAAAATCCTTATCTTTATTAAGCAGAAAAAGAGAAATTAACTTATTGAACAGCGATATTTACAAAATAAATAAAGAAATAGAATTAATCAAAGATGAAATGTTCTTGGTTAATAAAAAAATAGAAAGAAAAAATTATGCATTAAATTACCTTAAGAAAAGCTTAGAAAAACTAACTATAGAAGTAGTTAAATTCAATCAGGAAAAAGCCGAGAAAAACAAGGTTTTGGAGGAAAGAAAAGATAGGATACATATCCTTTGCTTGGAGCTTGACCAGGTAGAAAAGGATTTAAGGGAATTAGATGCCGAGATTATAGTAGCCAGAAAAGATATAGATGAACTAAATAAAAAAATATGTGAGAACCAGCAGGAAATTAAAAAAATAAAAGATAGAATGCAGGCTGTTTTTGCAGAAAAAGAAGAAAAAGAGAAGAAATTAGAAGAACTTAACAATAGGCTTTCCTTAATTAACAATGAGGAATATGGTCTAAGGTTAGAAATACAACATTTACAGGAAAGTATGGATTTAATAAAAAATGAGGCTTTGGAGTACAATCAAAAATTATCAAGACTGTACGAGTTACAGGAAAGTATTCGAAATGAGAAAATGGCTCGAGAAAAATTTTTAGTTGAAATATCTTCAAAAAAAAATCTTGTGGATAGAGAATATGAGGAATTAAGGACAAATTTTATAGAAATTGAGAATGAAATAAAAAGTTTACAAAAAGAGATTTTGATATATAGGAAAAAAATAGAGAAATGTGATACTTCGGTAAATGATATAAAGATAAAAAAAGCATCACATGAAATGGAAAAAAATTTCCTGGAGAACCACCTTTACGAAAAATACAGGTTAACTCCCGCCCAAGCTTTAGAATTGAAAAAAGAATTAGGAGAGATCGAACAGCTTCAGGAAATGTTAAATAATGTAAAAGAGGAGATTTCTAAATTAGGACAAGTAAATTTGGGAGTAATAGAAGAATATGAAAAAATTAAATCACGGCAGGAATTTTTGATTTCCCAGAAGCAGGATTTGATAAATGCAAAAGAAAAATTAACTAATTTGATTGCAGAAATCACAAAAACAATGGAAAAAATGTTTTTGGCGACATTTGAAAAAATACGAGAGGAATTCCAGGAGGTATTTGTTGAACTATTTGGAGGAGGCAAGGCCGATATTTATCTAATAGATAAATCTATACCGCTGGAGACGGGGGTTGAGATTGTAGCCCAACCCCCGGGGAAGAAACTCCAAAATATAAATCTACTATCAGGTGGAGAGAGATCTTTCACGGCAATAGCTTTACTATTTGCCATTTTAAATGTTAAACCTACTCCATTTTGTATTTTGGATGAGATTGAAGCCGCTTTAGATGATGCCAATATTGAAAGATTTGCCAATTACGTAAAAAAAGCGTCCGATAATACTCAATTTATTATTATTACCCATAGGAAGGGTACAATGGAGATAGCGGATGCTCTGTACGGAGTTTCCATGGAGGAAACCGCCGTTTCAAAAGTGGTGTCTTTAAAGGTTTGA